Sequence from the Rhinoderma darwinii isolate aRhiDar2 unplaced genomic scaffold, aRhiDar2.hap1 Scaffold_535, whole genome shotgun sequence genome:
CACAGGCGGGCGCTGCCAGGGGGGATCACATGGGGGTCACAGGCGGGCGCTGCCAGGGGGGAATCACATGGGGGTCACAGGCGGGCGCTGCCAGGGGGGAATCACATGGGGGTCACAGGCGGGCGCTGCCAGGGGGGGATCACATGGGGGTCACAGACGGGCGCTGCCAGGGGGGATCACATGGGGGTCACAGGCGGGCGCTGCCAGGGGGGATCACATGGGGGTCACAGGCGGGCGCTGCCAGGGGGGGGATCACATGGGGGTCACAGGCGGGCGCTGCCAGGGGGGGGGGAAATCACATGGGGGTCACAGGCGGGCgctgccaggggggggggggatcacatGGGGGTCACAGGCGGGCGCTGCCAGGGGGGGGGGAAATCACATGGGGGTCACAGGCGGGCGCTGCCAGGGGGGGGGAAAATCACATGGGGGTCACAGGCGGGcgctgccggggggggggggtatcacaTGGGGGTCACAGGCGGGCGCTGCCAGGGGGGGAATCACATGGGGGTCACAGGCGGGTGCTGCCAGGGGGGGGTTGGGTCACAGGCGGGCGCTGCCAGGGGGGGGGTTGGGTCACAGGCGGGCGCTGCCAGGGGGGGGGTTGGGTCACAGGCGGGCGCTGCCAGGGGGGGGGTTGGGTCACAGGCGGGCGCTGCCAGGGGGGGGGTTGGGTCACAGGCGGGCGCTGCCAGGGGGGGGGTTGGGTCACAGGCGGGCGCTGCCAGTGGGGCCACAACTGCAGGATCCATCATGGCCGCCACATTATAACCACACAAGAGGACATGAGAAGCCGCTTCCGCCCTGCCCGATCCATCACCACTGACCGTAAAGCACTGGGGTCCAGATGAAGCCGCACGGCAGATTTACAGCAGCGTCAGTGACTTTATGACGCGCCGTAGATGGGACGTTACCGAGACAACCTAATAATTACGTCAGTAAAGTAAGAAAAACAATAGAAACGTGACATCACAGCGAAgcatttaaaggggaactccacccaGACATAAACCATGGAGTCATCAATCTCTGACACCGCTTATCTCCGCGGAGAACACCCGGCGAAATGATCGAACTCATCAAGTGGAAGTCCCCTTAAAGAAAAGCAAAGAAACCTGACAATATAGCGGGAGGGCCACTGCCCAGACCTTACCGGGTAAATCACACCACCCCTCCCGGCTCCCAAACTCAGACAGCCGGCGTCACAGCcaatactgaccaatcacagagcGCGCCTTCCTTACGCGTCACACCAAGCGCCGCTCTGGATTGGTCCGCCGACAGTggtctctgattggtcctgtgagACATTTGCTCCTCCTACCCATGGGAGGGCTTTGTGATGGAGCGCCCTGATTGGTTGATGATTCGGCGTTGCTGTGCGTGTTTCCGGAAGACGTGGCCGTTGTGTCCCGCCGGGTTTTCCCTGATTCCCGGACACCCCGAACATCTCCAGTCACCccggcagccgccatcatgatctCCCTCTCCGACACCCAGAGTAAGAGACGCTGCTGCCCGTTATCATGTGTAATTACCGGGACTGTTCTATGTATCAGTGACCTGcggtggaactacaactcccagcatgtggtgATGGTCCTTAgtggtcagggcatgctgggagttgtagttccacggATACACTCCGTCCTCGCCCCAGGAGCTGACCCTCTAGATCTGACCCCTGATACAGCGGCAGCCCGTGTGTATTCCGCTCCTGGGGGTCATTCACGTCTGAGCCGCGTCTTTCCAGCGCCCACTCACTGCAGCTTCATCGCTACACTTTGTTTTTCACCATTTTGAGATttccgcttgctgtcagtgaatgaaaatatttactgtttacatccagaggctgagctctagtcctgctcacacagctgagggtttgttaccgtTGTATCTTGTCTGAGCTGAacacctggactccagactgatacattgtaacaaaccgtcAGCTGTGGGAGCAGGACTAGGTCGGGTTGGACTCGGTGGCAGGAGCCGTGACatcagtgtgaacagagacttGGTACTTGGCTCGGGATGTAAACGATGGATGTTCCCATTtcctgactgcaagcagagatcttaaatttGGGGAATAAAAACACAAAGTCCATAAGAGAAGATTTTTATAATTGATCTTATCCAGCGGCCAATAGGAAGTGTGCGGGGGAGGGGTCGCTGCCGTCACATTCAAAATGGCACAAATCTCACAGACGTCTCAAGAAGTTCCATAGGATAAAGCGGAGCGGCGAATAGTGGGGGAGGGGCAGCGAGGTCTCGCGTCTCACGGTTTCCCTTCTTTCTGCAGAGATCGGGATGGGTCTCACCGGCTTTGGCGTCTTCTTCCTGTTTTTCGGGATGCTGCTGTTCTTTGACAAGGCTCTGCTCGCCATAGGAAACGTAAGTGTGGGGGGAAGGGTGGGCATAATAGCGGGCGCAGTATATGAGGAGGGGGGGGCGCAGTATATGAGGAGGGGGGGGCGCAGTATATGAGGAGGGGGGGCGCAGTATATGAGGAGAGGGCGCAGTATATGAGGAGGGGGCGCAGTATATGAGGAGGAGGCGCAGTATATGAGGAGAGGGGGCGCAGTATATGAGGAGGGGGGGGCGCAGTATATGAGGAGGGGGGGCGCAGTATATGAGGAGAGGGGGCGCAGTATATGAGGAGGGGGGGCGCAGTATATGAGGAGAGGGGGCGCAGTATATGAGGAGAGGGGGCGCAGTATATGAGGAGAGGGGGCGCAGTATATGAGGAGGGGGGGCGCAGTATATGAGGAGGGGGGGCGCAGTATATGAGGAGGGGGGGTGCAGTATATGAGGAGGGGGGCGCAGTATATGAGGAGGGGGGCGCAGTATATGAGGAGGGGGGCGCAGTATATGAGGAGGGGGGGCGCAGTATATGAGGAGGGGGGGCGCAGTATATGAGGAGGGGGGGCGCAGTATATGAGGAGGGGGGGCGCAGTATATGAGGAGGGGGGGCGCAGTATATGAGGAGGGGGGGGCGCAGTATATGAGGAGGGGGGGCGCAGTATATGAGGAGGGGGCGCAGTATATGAGGAGGGGGCGCAGTATATGAGGAGGGGGGGCGCAGTATATGAGGAGGGGGGGCGCAGTATATGAGGAGGGGGGGCGCAGTATATGAGGAGGGGGGGTGCAATATATGAGGAGGGGGCGCAGTATATGAGGAGGGGGCGCAGTATATGAGGAGGGGGCGCAGTATATGAGGAGGGGGCGCAGTATATGAGGAGGGGGCGCAGTATATGAGGAGGGGGCGCAGTATATGAGGAGGGGGGGTTCAGTATATGAGGAGGAGGGGGTTCAGTATATGAGGAGGAGGGGGTTCAGTATATGAGGAGGAGGGGGTTCAGTATATGAGGAGGAGGGGGTTCAGTatatgaggaggaggggggggcagtatatgaggaggaggggggggcagtatatgaggaggagggggggcagtatatgaggaggaggggggggcagtatatgaggaggagggggggcagtatatgaggaggagggggggcagtatatgaggaggagggggggcagtatatgaggaggagggggggcagtatatgaggaggagggggggcagtATATGAGGAGGAGGGGTGGCAGTATATGAGGAGGAGGGGTGGCAGTatatgaggaggaggggggcgcagtatatgaggaggagggggcgcggcagtatatgaggaggagggggcgcggcagtatatgaggaggagggggcgcggcagtatatgaggaggagggggcgcgGCAGTATATGAGGATGAGGGTCCGCGGCAGTATATGAGGATGAGGGTCCGCGGCAGTAtatgaggaggagggggcgcgGCAGTATATGAGGAGGTTAGGCAGTATATCGATCGGGCGGTGTGATGTTTCGGCGCTGTGGGCGGCTCCGGTGTGATGTTTCCGGCGCTGTGGGCGGCTCCGGTGTGATGTTTCCGGCGCTGTGGGCGGCTCCGGTGTGATGTTTCCGACGCTGTGGGCGGCTCCGGTGTGATGTTTCCGGCGCTGTGGGCGGCTCCGGTGTGATGTTTCCGGCGCTGTGGGCGGCTCCGGTGTGATGTTCCGGCGCTGTGGGCGGCTCCGGTGTGATGTTTCCGGCGCTGTGGGCGGCTCCGGTGTGATGTTCCGGCGCTGTGGGCGGCTCCGGTGTGATGTTCCGGCGCTGTGGGCGGCTCCGCTCCGGTGTAATGTCCTGGGGCGGTGATGCGGCCGCCGCGCCCTCACCTCTGGTCTCGTTTCAGGTGCTGTTTGTGGCCGGTCTGTCCTTCGTCATCGGTCTGGAGAGAACTTTCCGCTTCTTCTTCCAGAAACATAAAGTGAAGGCCACGGCGTTCTTCCTGGGGGGGGTGCTGGTGGTCCTCATCGGATGGCCGCTCGTCGGGATGGTCCTGGAGATCTACGGCTTCTTCCTGCTCTTCAGGTGGGGGCGCGGCTCTTGTATAATGTTGTGGCCcccgggaatgctgggagtttTCTGATTGGTGTCTGTGTCTACAGGGGGTTCTTCCCGGTGGTGATCGGCTTTATAAGGAGAGTTCCCGTCCTCGGATCCATCCTGAATCTTCCCGGAATCAGCTcggtgagaccccccccccccctccagtaaTGGCTTCCTTCTCCCCCCTACGAGCCGCACGGCCGGCCCccagtggctgataacagggagtaaTAGTGTAGCGTCCCTTTTACGCTGTGACTATTTTTTAGATATAATACAGTGCGGCGTCACTTGGGGATCGGTCGTCTCTTGTACGGATCATGGTATATGTGGAGCGGGGCCCTTTAATGGCGGCTCTTGTCATTATCGGTGTATAATCTCCAGCCGCCCTGCAGTCATGTGACCAGAGCAGAGCGTCTCCTGTGCACGGTCAGTATAGATGCTGCCAGCAGGTGGCGCCATGTGATCTGTAATAAGGAGCCTGTGATGTCGTTATCTCGGGGCCTCGCTGCGATCACTGCAGGGGGCGCTGCTTACAGGtcagagcaggactaggtcacccTATGAATGTTCCTAGCCCACTGACAGCAACCAGAGATCTTGTAAATAAGGAGGAATTGAGACACACAGACTAGTAGAATGTTAAGTTCTGGTAATGTGGGAGTTGTGCCGTCCCTGTGATGATGGGGGGAGTTGTCCTGTAGTGTGGGCCTCACGGCAGAGGTTGGGATGTGGTGAGATGAAGTGCAGTATAAATAATGGGGGATGGGAGTATGTGGGTCACCCCCGGGGTCCGCACTGTGACGTCTATTGACCGCGCTGAAGACGACGTGACGCCATTTTGCCGGTGGAGGAATTtacaaagaacttttttttttctctcccgtTGGTAAAGCCCACGTAGAGCGCGCCGGAGCCGCAGCGAGGGTCAGTAACCGCTTCTCTATCATTGCTGCATGTCATACTGTCACTGACTGAGGCCACGGCGAGGACCGCCAGAAACGGACAGCCGCTCTCCTGCAAGACGCCGTCACTCCTTACACGGGGCGCGGCTGTCACTTTCCGGTGAGGTCATTTGCAGCCAGTAGCGTCTCCCGGCGGCCGCCATATTGCTCGGTGCTGTCCGTGGAATGTGGCGTTACACGAGGGCTCCCGCCGCATGACCGCCCACAGAAGCCGTCGTCGGCTGTAGCCGCAGTCCCGGCATTATTCTAGGGCCACTGGATTAGAAACGTTTCTAGATTGCGCTGAATCATCGGACGGCGGTTTCTGTCGCCTGATTTgttcctttttctcttttcttgcaGCTCGCTGATAAAGCCGGAGAGAGTAACAACATGGTGTGAGCGGCGCTGGGGGCGGAGTCACCTGTTACCACCGCCGTATCTGAACTTTTATTCATCATGTCCGGTGGGCGGAGCCTCGGCCTCCGGGATCCACAAACCTCATCGAACATTCTGtacaaaactttatttacaagacgattttttttttttattatttgttgatgAATCGGAGGCGGCAGAATCCGGAGCGACCGCGGCGCCGCCTGCTGTAACCGGCACTTAAAAGGAATTTTTATTTATAGAAGAGCGGAGGAAATCCGCGACACTCCTGTTACCGCCGCTGCGCGCGTGACCTGCACGGACGCTGCGCTGGATCGGCTCATTTTTAAAAAgcgaaaaaaaaagatttataaaaaaaaaatccgaacATCAGGTCATGACCGCGCGAATAAACCGTTTTTGTAAATATGATCCTGATCCGAAGCCGTGGTCCTGAATCTGGTGGGGGAGGGGCACTgggaggtgggggaggggcactGGGAGGCGGGGCTTAGGTGGGGCGGGTCTTATGTGTTTGATTGTTCGTCTGTTTGTTTCTTGTGCAGAaggtgaaaaaataaatttctcaGTCGCACGACCGGAGCGCGGGAACCACATCACACGGGAGGAtccccataccccccccccccccccccccgctgactCCCCCCTCAGGTCAGGATTGTCTTATGATCCCGGCGGACGGCGGATCCGTTTTGCGCCGTGCGGTAATGATCGACGACGCGCGAGCAGATTACGGTACTTACACTCCGGATCCTTACGTGGTCGTGCGCGCGGCCGGGATTGGTGGATTCACCGCGCTCGTTTACTGGTTGATCCGGTGTGGATCCTGTGATTGGATAAGAGGTGAAATCCCACCCTGGTTCTTCACTCTGATTGGATGAGACGCCACTAATGAGCGAGGTGATCTAACGTACGCACTCCATTCGCCTCATCACCCCTGTAGACGCCGCCAGTCAGTAACGTGTGTCGGGGAGGCGGGCGCGCTGCTCAGGGGCCGTTACTATCTAAGGGTTAGAATATGCGCCGGAGTGTCATACACCGATTATCAGCGCACCGCGCAAAACTTTACAGGACGGGATCTACAATCATAAGACAATTCTGCTGAGGGGTGGTCACAGGGTCTTCTGCTTCCCGGTGGGGGGGTTCACAGGGTCTTCTGCCTctcaggcgggggggggggaggggagtcaCAGGGTCTTCTGCCTCAGGCGGGGGGGTCACAGGGTCTTCTGCTTCTCAGgctggggggggggtcacagggTCTTCTGCTTGTCTCCTGCTTctcaggcggggggggggggtcacagaaTGTGGATGAGGACGCTTTACGTAAATATAAGAAGTTGGACGTCTCTACGCTGAGCGCCACCAACCCAAGACCCCGTTCACATTACGTTCTGCAGCAGCGCGGACATTTGGCTATAGCCCCGCCCCCTGAAATGGTGTCCGCAGAGTTGCCCCTCCCATAATCCCTTGTGTTTTTAGTACGGGTGATGGGGGCACTGACGGGTGCTGTGCGTCCCTTTAGTTATGAAGTCCTCTGTGCTGCGTCTTCGAGGAATGTGCGCAGCGTGTGGTAGACGGTCCCCGGCATCGCCGAAAATCTTGTCTTCAAGGAAGGAAATCAAGTAGTCGCTTCAGGAGTTCACAGAAACTGTCCGGgcaaaacttccttttccctgttatttcacaccgaatagccacctctgtagattgaaaactgagggcatgcgtggaagaagtacaccagacagacaaatgttggtacacatcctccctcagttaagtaggaagtgaagactaaacttttattgaacaaagaatcaCAAATCTCCTCCCTAGAAATGTGGGACgttcttaagccccattggctcctcagctgtaagttcttctgtacactcctcttgcattccaggggcggtgtctccataggcgtgtccctcatgcaggctcctttgtgttccatagattcaatctctttgtgaaatatactgatatatatgtaagataatatttttgcaaacaatatacatggtaatcatCCCTGACAAAACGAGGTACCAAAAACCAAGCTCTAGAGAGGTGCACGTCTACTCCTGAATACACGGTCCAGGGTGAGGTCTACACCTTCTCTCATCGGACTCCTAAGCTGCTGTTCATGGTCCGGGCAGAGGATCCGGTGGACCAAACCGCACAAAGCCGCGCTAATTCATAAAAGATTTACACTTCTGTTCCCGCTAAAAGAGGGACAATCTGGAGCCGTGTCGCCCAGCGAGGTGGATTTGGCGATAGTAAAATTGTCCAGACGAACCCTCGTATCTAGTGAGGATGGATCAAGCCTCAAAGATCCCATGGATCGGCGCACGGATCTCATCCTAAGAAGGGCCAAAACTGCGGCTGCAGCACCGGGCAAAGGAATCTGCTGATTCCAAAAAGGTTACTAAGACCATTAAAACCTGGCTGGGACAATTCGAGGAACACCTCAATATGGGGGTGCCAAGAGACGATCTCTTAAAGGCATTCAAGTACACGTCCCTAGCTGGTAATTATTTGTGTGAGGGGCCAGACCGCAAGAAGCGTAGTCCTGGCGACCGCAGGCAGATCGGCTCTGTGGCTCAAGGCTCGGTCAACCGAGTCTCGAAAATCGGTTTGCTCCATGAAGTACCAGCCAGGGAGGTTCCTCGGTCGGCAGCTGGACCAATCAATGGAAGGGTTGTGTGAGGAGCAAGGAAAGCCCCATCCCAGGTTCTCCACCGGAATCTCCTTTTGCTTGAATAATTCCCCAAAGATCCCGGCAGCAGAGGCCCTTTAAAACGAGAAGATCTCAGAGGATCTAGAAGAAGAGGAGATGAGGAAAGGCTTTCTCTTCAGCTATTGACACCAGAAGCCTCCCAGCGGGGGGTCATGTCTCTATATCTTCCTGCCCTACTGGGCAGATCTAGTCGAAGAACGGTGGGCTCCCGACATTGACGGAGGAGAATATTGGATAGGATTTAAAAAGATGTCCAAGGAACAAAGACTTAGTTACCACCTACACAGGTTCTCCTACAAGACCGACCTTTTCGGGGAACAAAATAGTAGATCTTCTATTGAACCAAGCTCTGCAGGAAGTCCACCACTCCCAAGTAGGCCGAAGGGGTTTACAAAACCAGAGGTCACCTGGAGAACTATAATGGAACTTCGGTGACGTAAAAAACAAAGGTTTTGAACGGAGACCATCAGGTCGGTCATCTCGATGTTTAGACCAAGAGATCAGAAGTCAACGGTCAATCGCAAAGACAATTTCACATAAAGATGCGGAAAGTCTGCGGGAGGTTTCTGAGGATCACTGGAGTTCTCCAGGAACTATGCCATTTCCAGTTTCTGGTCCTGACTTTCGGCATCTAAATAAACAGCCCAGTTTGTGTTTTACCAAATTAATCTCCTAAGTTCTGCCACCGCTAAGGCTTAGAAGTGTCACCCTGATTCCATACTTGGATGGTGGTGCGGCCAACTCTTCTCTAGACCAACAAAGCAGTGGAATTGGTGCTGAGAACTCCTGCACATCTGGGATTGGTGATAAACCTGCAGAAATCCAGTCTAGCTCCATCCCCAGGTAAGACCTTTTTGGGGTTTATTGTGGACTCCTACAGCCAGACCATCCAGTTGACTCCCAAGAGGCTAGTGAGACTAGTCCGGGAGGTAAAAACTCTCCGAAGAGCAAAATCTTCATCTTTCAGAAGAATAATGGAAGTACAAGGTCGATCGACGCGGTCCCTTTGGCCAGATGGCACCGGAGACCCTGACAACAGGACCTTCTTTCCAATTGATACCAGAATCCATCATCTCTAGTCAGCGCCATGGTCCTATCCCAGGAGACCAGATCATCATTGACGTGGTGGGTGACTCCAACATATGGAAGATCCTGCAAGATGGTAGAATGGGCGAACCTCTTCATAGATGCATCCTCGTGGGGCTGGGGAGTTTATATAAGATCACGGAGAGCCCAAGGGGCTGGGTCACACCTCAAGAAAGCCCACCCCCCAACTGAAGCCGTTGTCAAGGCCCTTCACAGTTTCCAAACCAAGATCAGAGGGAAGCTCTCCTATTCTTCTACAAGTTTCTCCCATCACGATCCCGGCAGAGGAACAGTTCACGGCCCGCATGACCGTCCACGTGAAGGGGTAACAAACCTCATTAGGGACAGAGTCTACCAGGGGAAAGGGATCTGAGCCGCAACATCTTTCAAAAGATCACCATAAACGGGGCACACCAAAATGAGGACCTGATGGTGACACCGAGCAATGCCAAGGAGGGAAGATTGCTGGATTTACAAGGATCATCCATTGGCGATAGAGGATTTCTCGATAAAGTGGAACTTTCCCCTGTTGTACGTCTATCGATTACCCAGGGCCTTGAAAATCAGGTCTTTGCAATAGTCATCATGCCCTTCTGACTCAAGAGAATGTGGTATCCACTATTACTACAGATGAGCCAGGGCCAGCGGTGGAGATTACCGTCCACTAGTGACGGGGGGCGCTCAAGTCTGCCACAAATTGGGAACTCTTCTGGTGACAGCCTATAAGTTGACGGCCCCTTCCTGATGGGCCGAGGTCCGTGGTGACGCAGAGTAACGGCAGGAAAATCGTACTATCAGGGAGGAGTGTAAAGTCTACCAACTGGTGCGTAATATCCGCCCCCCCCCCTATCTAAATACAAGTCTATCACTGTTATACTAATTACCATACATCGTTATAACACATAATTGCTCATCATTTACCTGAGGCTGGCGTGATGGTTGTTGACGGTCTCGGAGAAAACACCTCCACGCGtgtttcgcacccttcgtcaggaggtgatgATCGTGTGCAGGAATATGGTATAAATGCTATACCTGTATATCGGTAACCAATGGCGCATGACGGTTAATTAGGTCCACCCACGTGTGTCTTCCGCGTCAGGAGCGTTCCGTGCA
This genomic interval carries:
- the GOLT1B gene encoding vesicle transport protein GOT1B isoform X2; this encodes MISLSDTQKIGMGLTGFGVFFLFFGMLLFFDKALLAIGNVLFVAGLSFVIGLERTFRFFFQKHKVKATAFFLGGVLVVLIGWPLVGMVLEIYGFFLLFRGFFPVVIGFIRRVPVLGSILNLPGISSPT
- the GOLT1B gene encoding vesicle transport protein GOT1B isoform X1; the encoded protein is MISLSDTQKIGMGLTGFGVFFLFFGMLLFFDKALLAIGNVLFVAGLSFVIGLERTFRFFFQKHKVKATAFFLGGVLVVLIGWPLVGMVLEIYGFFLLFRGFFPVVIGFIRRVPVLGSILNLPGISSLADKAGESNNMV